A region of Vitis vinifera cultivar Pinot Noir 40024 chromosome 15, ASM3070453v1 DNA encodes the following proteins:
- the LOC100260757 gene encoding uncharacterized protein LOC100260757 isoform X1, whose product MNIPDLTLPIPHITINIVEMNWQEQRNFMFIESSAFINNVQQPDFMPTYLTAILALVAFFVPALLDLIDLKFQKEANSVFEAHPATTMMAFATLLAFVLAFGIDFTFHSSHFSPICAALLRTAMMFSGSLLLASLASLLLPDALRPFLYVFYAFLSLANMHDLLRKCSLWIHLKIMDNLDTVLTAMQQRHMRRRDSKQLGIRVSDDYWCKGFFIREEEWQSPPFVVIPIANYLKIPTCTHTLI is encoded by the exons ATGAATATCCCTGACCTAACCCTACCGATCCCCCACATCACCATCAACATTGTGGAAATGAACTGGCAAGAACAACGAAATTTCATGTTTATTGAGTCTTCCGCTTTCATCAACAATGTACAACAACCGGATTTCATGCCCACTTATCTTACCGCCATTCTCGCCCTTGTTGCTTTCTTTGTTCCAGCGCTCCTTGACCTCATTGATTTGAAGTTCCAGAAAGAGGCCAACTCAGTATTTGAAGCCCACCCTGCAACCACCATGATGGCCTTTGCTACCTTACTAGCATTTGTCTTGGCATTCGGAATCGACTTCACCTTCCATTCTTCTCATTTCTCTCCTATTTGTGCTGCTCTCCTCCGCACTGCCATGATGTTTTCTGGTTCCCTCTTATTGGCTTCATTGGCATCACTATTGTTGCCTGATGCATTGCGGCCCTTTCTATATGTCTTCTACGCTTTCCTCTCTCTTGCCAACATGCATGACCTACTCCGGAAATGCTCTCTCTGGATTCACCTTAAGATCATGGACAACCTTGATACAGTATTAACAGCTATGCAACAGAGGCACATGAGAAGAAGGG ACTCAAAACAACTAGGGATAAGGGTTTCTGACGATTACTGGTGCAAGGGGTTCTTCATCAGGGAAGAAGAGTGGCAGAGCCCTCCTTTTGTGGTAATTCCAATTGCAAACTATTTGAAGATTCCCACTTGCACACACACCTTAATATGA
- the LOC100260757 gene encoding uncharacterized protein LOC100260757 isoform X2 encodes MNIPDLTLPIPHITINIVEMNWQEQRNFMFIESSAFINNVQQPDFMPTYLTAILALVAFFVPALLDLIDLKFQKEANSVFEAHPATTMMAFATLLAFVLAFGIDFTFHSSHFSPICAALLRTAMMFSGSLLLASLASLLLPDALRPFLYVFYAFLSLANMHDLLRKCSLWIHLKIMDNLDTVLTAMQQRHMRRRDSKQLGIRVSDDYWCKGFFIREEEWQSPPFVVHLDAAVAAIVASRRD; translated from the exons ATGAATATCCCTGACCTAACCCTACCGATCCCCCACATCACCATCAACATTGTGGAAATGAACTGGCAAGAACAACGAAATTTCATGTTTATTGAGTCTTCCGCTTTCATCAACAATGTACAACAACCGGATTTCATGCCCACTTATCTTACCGCCATTCTCGCCCTTGTTGCTTTCTTTGTTCCAGCGCTCCTTGACCTCATTGATTTGAAGTTCCAGAAAGAGGCCAACTCAGTATTTGAAGCCCACCCTGCAACCACCATGATGGCCTTTGCTACCTTACTAGCATTTGTCTTGGCATTCGGAATCGACTTCACCTTCCATTCTTCTCATTTCTCTCCTATTTGTGCTGCTCTCCTCCGCACTGCCATGATGTTTTCTGGTTCCCTCTTATTGGCTTCATTGGCATCACTATTGTTGCCTGATGCATTGCGGCCCTTTCTATATGTCTTCTACGCTTTCCTCTCTCTTGCCAACATGCATGACCTACTCCGGAAATGCTCTCTCTGGATTCACCTTAAGATCATGGACAACCTTGATACAGTATTAACAGCTATGCAACAGAGGCACATGAGAAGAAGGG ACTCAAAACAACTAGGGATAAGGGTTTCTGACGATTACTGGTGCAAGGGGTTCTTCATCAGGGAAGAAGAGTGGCAGAGCCCTCCTTTTGTG GTTCATTTAGATGCTGCTGTTGCAGCAATAGTGGCATCAAGAAGAGATTAG